A single region of the Chitinophaga niabensis genome encodes:
- the ftsH gene encoding ATP-dependent zinc metalloprotease FtsH — protein sequence MEKGGNNNNKGSDKSPKKGPKFNIYWVYAFIGIALLAMNFIDLKNQPKELTGFKQFQQEFLRTGDVDKLVVVNKKVVEIYIKKDRLNDPKYDAVNKNRFGQPNPGPHYQFTIGSVEGFQKELDKAQADVPLADQMNVSFQDRQNWFDPLMQILLPILLLIGMWILLMRKMGGPSGGSGGPGGIFNIGKSKATLFDKGTRVNITFNDVAGLDEAKVEVMEIVDFLKNPKKYTSLGGKIPKGALLVGPPGTGKTLLAKAMAGEAQVPFFSMSGSDFVELFVGVGASRVRDLFKQAREKAPCIIFIDEIDAIGRARGKNVMMSNDERENTLNQLLVEMDGFGTDSGIIILAATNRPDVLDSALLRPGRFDRQISIDKPDLAGREHIFDVHLKPIKTSPILDIKKLASMTPGFAGADIANVCNEAALIAARKGKTQVEMDDFNDAIDRVIGGLEKKNKIISPEEKEVIAYHEAGHAICGWYLEHANPLVKVTIVPRGVAALGYAQYLPKEQYLYNTEQLLDDICMTLGGRAVEDLVFGKVSTGAQNDLQVITRMAYAMVTVYGMNDKIGNVSFYDPNSDQAFTKPYSEETSKMIDHEVRLLIETAYQRTKKLLADKMDNVRLLAGELLKKEVLYKDDLERLIGKRPYETHKEHIVPNKEGTSFDGVHPTDIINPSPANVISE from the coding sequence ATGGAAAAAGGAGGCAACAACAATAACAAGGGATCCGATAAATCTCCAAAAAAAGGACCAAAGTTCAATATATACTGGGTTTATGCCTTTATAGGGATAGCCCTGCTGGCTATGAACTTTATCGACTTAAAGAACCAACCGAAAGAACTCACCGGTTTTAAACAATTCCAGCAGGAATTCCTGCGTACAGGAGATGTGGACAAACTTGTTGTAGTGAACAAAAAGGTGGTGGAGATCTACATCAAGAAAGATCGGCTAAACGATCCGAAGTATGATGCAGTGAACAAAAATCGTTTCGGTCAGCCTAATCCCGGCCCGCACTATCAATTCACCATCGGTAGCGTGGAAGGTTTCCAGAAAGAACTGGACAAAGCACAAGCTGATGTTCCTTTGGCGGATCAGATGAACGTATCCTTCCAGGATCGTCAGAACTGGTTCGATCCATTGATGCAGATATTATTGCCCATCCTGCTTTTAATTGGTATGTGGATCCTGCTGATGCGTAAAATGGGCGGCCCTTCCGGTGGAAGTGGCGGACCAGGCGGCATCTTCAATATCGGCAAATCAAAAGCCACTTTATTTGATAAAGGCACCAGGGTGAACATCACATTTAACGATGTAGCTGGTTTGGATGAAGCAAAAGTGGAAGTGATGGAGATCGTGGATTTCCTGAAAAACCCAAAGAAATACACCTCATTAGGTGGTAAAATACCAAAAGGTGCATTGCTGGTAGGCCCTCCGGGTACAGGTAAGACCCTGCTCGCGAAAGCCATGGCCGGTGAAGCACAGGTACCTTTCTTCTCTATGAGCGGTTCCGATTTCGTGGAACTTTTCGTAGGGGTAGGTGCTAGCCGTGTACGTGACCTGTTCAAACAAGCACGTGAAAAAGCACCTTGTATCATCTTCATCGATGAAATAGATGCTATCGGCCGCGCCCGTGGTAAGAACGTAATGATGAGCAACGACGAACGCGAAAACACCCTCAACCAGTTACTGGTAGAAATGGATGGTTTCGGTACAGACAGTGGTATCATCATCCTCGCAGCCACCAACCGTCCGGATGTACTGGATAGCGCTTTATTGCGCCCCGGCCGTTTCGACCGTCAGATCTCTATCGATAAACCAGATCTGGCTGGCCGTGAGCATATCTTTGATGTGCATCTGAAACCGATCAAAACTTCTCCTATCCTCGATATCAAAAAACTCGCATCCATGACACCCGGTTTTGCCGGAGCGGATATTGCCAACGTATGTAACGAAGCAGCTTTGATCGCTGCCCGTAAAGGCAAAACGCAAGTGGAAATGGACGATTTCAATGATGCGATCGACCGTGTGATCGGTGGTTTGGAGAAAAAGAACAAGATCATTTCTCCCGAAGAAAAAGAAGTGATCGCTTACCACGAAGCTGGCCACGCTATCTGCGGATGGTACCTGGAACATGCTAACCCGCTGGTAAAAGTGACCATCGTTCCGCGCGGCGTTGCTGCTTTGGGATATGCTCAGTACCTGCCGAAAGAACAATACCTCTACAATACAGAACAACTGCTGGATGATATCTGCATGACCCTCGGCGGCCGCGCAGTGGAAGACCTGGTATTTGGTAAAGTATCTACCGGTGCACAGAACGACCTGCAGGTAATTACCCGCATGGCCTATGCTATGGTCACTGTATACGGTATGAACGATAAGATCGGTAACGTTTCTTTCTACGATCCTAACAGCGATCAGGCTTTCACCAAACCTTATTCTGAGGAAACATCCAAAATGATCGACCACGAAGTTCGTTTGCTGATAGAAACAGCCTACCAGCGTACTAAAAAACTGCTGGCTGATAAAATGGATAACGTAAGATTACTGGCCGGCGAACTGCTGAAGAAAGAAGTACTGTATAAAGATGACCTGGAGCGCCTCATCGGCAAACGCCCTTACGAAACGCACAAAGAACATATCGTTCCTAATAAGGAAGGTACCAGCTTTGACGGGGTTCATCCTACAGATATCATCAATCCTTCACCGGCAAATGTGATCTCAGAATAG
- the rsfS gene encoding ribosome silencing factor, producing the protein MAPLTILNTRKKAVTRINRNSKIFTTIIKAIQDKKGENIVSLDLRKIPEAVADFFILCEANSNTQVKAIADFVEEEVRRATEETPYKHEGFTAQQWILVDYVNIVVHVFIPETRKFYKLEEMWSDAESMEHLEN; encoded by the coding sequence TTGGCACCCTTAACCATTCTAAATACCCGGAAAAAAGCGGTAACACGCATAAACAGGAACAGCAAGATATTTACTACCATCATAAAGGCCATACAGGACAAAAAAGGGGAGAATATCGTTTCCCTTGATCTGCGCAAGATCCCTGAAGCTGTTGCTGATTTTTTTATCTTATGTGAGGCCAATTCAAACACCCAGGTTAAAGCCATTGCAGACTTTGTGGAAGAAGAAGTGAGGCGCGCAACAGAAGAAACACCTTACAAACACGAGGGTTTTACTGCCCAACAGTGGATCCTGGTGGATTATGTGAATATTGTAGTGCATGTTTTCATACCTGAAACACGCAAATTCTATAAACTGGAAGAGATGTGGAGTGATGCGGAAAGCATGGAACACCTTGAAAACTGA
- a CDS encoding biotin--[acetyl-CoA-carboxylase] ligase: MIGNPFHVLSTVDSTNNYAMAQVNAGPVADGSTWFAMEQTAGKGQRGKQWLSEPGENIMLTTALQPALALPQQFMLSVAVALGAYDFFLKYAGDDTRIKWSNDIYWRDRKAGGILIENVLRGNVWQYAITGIGININTPHFPPSLINPVSLRQITGKNWDSLALAHDLCACLEQRYSRLHPAVFDQWLEEYKSYMYRFKEPGLYKVNGEIFQGIIMDVLPDGRLCLEKGKTMLELGFGEVEFVIVK; this comes from the coding sequence GTGATCGGCAACCCATTTCATGTGCTGTCAACTGTAGATAGCACCAATAACTATGCCATGGCCCAGGTCAATGCAGGGCCTGTGGCAGACGGCAGCACCTGGTTCGCCATGGAACAAACGGCCGGAAAAGGACAGCGTGGTAAACAATGGCTTTCAGAACCGGGAGAGAACATTATGCTTACTACCGCTCTTCAACCCGCGCTGGCATTGCCTCAACAATTCATGCTCAGTGTTGCCGTAGCTTTAGGCGCCTATGATTTCTTCCTTAAATACGCCGGAGACGACACGCGGATCAAGTGGAGCAATGATATTTACTGGCGTGACAGAAAGGCAGGGGGTATTCTGATAGAGAATGTTTTACGCGGAAATGTATGGCAATATGCCATCACAGGCATTGGCATTAACATCAATACGCCGCATTTCCCACCGAGCCTTATCAATCCTGTATCCTTAAGGCAGATCACCGGTAAGAACTGGGACAGCCTTGCATTGGCACACGACCTCTGTGCCTGTCTTGAACAACGTTACAGCCGTTTGCACCCTGCGGTATTTGATCAGTGGCTGGAGGAATATAAGTCTTACATGTACCGCTTTAAAGAACCGGGCTTGTACAAAGTGAACGGGGAGATCTTCCAGGGTATTATCATGGATGTATTACCAGATGGCCGGTTGTGTCTCGAAAAAGGGAAAACTATGCTGGAACTGGGATTTGGGGAGGTAGAGTTTGTGATCGTGAAATAA
- a CDS encoding aldo/keto reductase, which translates to MQYRTLGKSGEKVSAIGLGCMGMAFAYGQRDDQESQATLELSLDLGVNFWDTADMYGQGLNEEQLAKVLATRRKDVFLATKFGFRVREDNSTYIDCSPAYLKKACEASLKRLGTDHIDLYYAHRVDVNVPIEETVGAMAELVKEGKVRYLGLSEASAASLRKADAVHPIAALQSEYSLFVRGIEQEILPVARELNIAMIPYSPLGRGALTNTIKDVKGLDENDFRRSLPRFQQEAFEKNLAIVNALAELAAKKNITTGQLALAWLLAKGEDIIPIPGTKRRKYLQENAAAADVNLSSDDVLAIEQLMEGYEISGERYSEGSLKLVNR; encoded by the coding sequence ATGCAATACAGAACACTTGGTAAATCTGGAGAAAAGGTATCCGCTATCGGCCTGGGATGTATGGGTATGGCCTTTGCATACGGGCAACGCGATGACCAGGAATCTCAAGCCACACTGGAGCTTTCACTGGACCTCGGCGTTAATTTCTGGGATACCGCAGATATGTACGGACAGGGCCTGAATGAAGAACAGCTCGCTAAAGTATTGGCTACCCGCCGCAAAGATGTTTTCCTCGCTACTAAATTCGGTTTCCGCGTAAGGGAAGATAATTCTACTTACATAGATTGTTCCCCCGCTTATCTCAAAAAAGCCTGTGAAGCAAGCCTGAAAAGACTTGGCACAGATCATATCGATCTTTATTATGCCCACCGCGTGGATGTTAATGTACCGATCGAAGAAACCGTAGGCGCCATGGCGGAACTGGTGAAGGAAGGTAAAGTGCGCTACCTGGGGCTTTCTGAAGCTTCCGCAGCTTCTCTTCGCAAAGCGGATGCTGTGCATCCTATTGCCGCCCTGCAAAGTGAATATTCTCTTTTTGTAAGGGGTATTGAACAGGAGATCCTTCCTGTTGCAAGGGAATTGAATATCGCGATGATACCTTATAGCCCATTGGGCAGAGGCGCGTTGACGAATACAATAAAAGATGTGAAGGGCCTGGATGAAAATGATTTCCGCCGCAGCCTGCCCCGTTTTCAGCAGGAAGCTTTTGAGAAGAACCTGGCTATTGTAAATGCACTGGCAGAATTGGCCGCAAAGAAGAATATTACTACCGGTCAACTGGCGCTGGCCTGGTTACTGGCAAAAGGAGAGGATATCATTCCCATTCCGGGAACCAAAAGAAGGAAATATCTGCAGGAGAATGCTGCCGCAGCGGATGTTAATCTTTCATCCGATGATGTACTGGCAATTGAACAATTGATGGAGGGGTATGAGATCAGCGGAGAGCGTTATTCAGAAGGTTCCCTTAAGTTGGTTAACAGATAA